The following proteins are co-located in the Castanea sativa cultivar Marrone di Chiusa Pesio chromosome 8, ASM4071231v1 genome:
- the LOC142605724 gene encoding protein TRM32-like isoform X2, with protein sequence MGKHLEDNISGFQLEESHPSCMWGIVHILDYHHWHNVKKILPHKKHRGRQTRSKKSPRKILNTRDIEVQGFIASEAEPFPIEQHGTKISPTTNNKRSGKAHIKELFAKEMSKEDNHRYRNLSFAARAWLRRIFPIHHLEPSDNSLDEIHTDGKNTIGLLPQSADISATRFQYSSPPKTPEELVTCNKKFTERSTLNDVDYLGHKQSAVRHAHFPEKYDERMQTSANQKPMESNQPSRDISNNQFNEYFDVLEILKVNQESFIKILQEPNIGMKHLSLRTSNTKARLTKSGSFPVANPSSTKNIRPSTLKHKQNESRYFPRGEKFLAASLESQSGASKSQKEYQLQSILFMADNNSAVSAIRQETDLSSLESSQGLSNQGWNQRVINRFKEIKQKIMHALKENRNESNHTFMEALHESVPPGCQISSDGKQMSKSSEISTHQDGIDNPRSYEANGPDYDPSRGRLDRMRRTSSLNESLNRYTELFERSFGREAKWHHSKSLKLTNEVKVPSSGHPPKSFIRRLSLPDLDSLCTFLNEASGNAQTLVMPGRTTADCSTMAESKNHSEPKSVSTSLEAHTSKPTHDAAESKFLKDVIGVSDNSWNIKSSADLIAGKNYEGINEIDDPRESAIEESSLHQDQKIGLTMNLSSELAHPCAELREPGPGLNPRSTQTDETFTSVDQKIRPITDSSPTFCSSVNPEDTENANNNVDNHFLRIDLDKMDEADFNYVRDVLELSGFINNECLGEWYSLDQPLDPSLFKELENCLHPELESYGENVSGNCDHQLLYDLINDTLLEIYERSFTYFPRSFSFNCHIHPMPKGNYLLEEVWAKVSSYLILRPELDQSLNDVVARDMAKGDGWMNLQFDNECVALELEDLIFDELLEEFMCS encoded by the exons ATGGGAAAGCACTTAGAGGACAACATCTCCGGATTTCAACTTGAGGAAAGTCATCCAAGCTGCATGTGGGGCATAGTCCATATTCTTGACTACCACCATTGGCACAATGTCAAAAAGATACTTCCACACAAAAAGCACAGAGGAAGGCAAACCAGAA GCAAAAAaagtccaagaaaaatattaaatacgCGTGATATTGAAGTACAGGGATTTATAGCTTCTGAAGCAGAACCCTTCCCG ATTGAGCAGCATGGTACAAAAATTAGccccaccaccaacaacaaaagATCAGGGAAAGCTCATATCAAAGAATTATTTGCTAAAGAGATGTCTAAGGAAGATAACCACAGATACAGGAATTTAAGCTTTGCTGCACGGGCATGGTTGCGGCGAATTTTTCCGATCCATCACCTAGAGCCTTCAGACAATTCTCTTGATGAAATACACACTGATGGGAAAAATACAATTGGTCTCCTTCCACAGAGTGCTGACATTTCTGCTACCAGATTCCAGTATTCATCTCCTCCAAAGACCCCAGAGGAGCTAGTTACATGCAATAAAAAGTTCACAGAGCGCAGTACCTTAAATGATGTTGACTACTTGGGGCATAAGCAGTCGGCTGTGAGGCATGCACATTTTCCTGAAAAATATGATGAAAGAATGCAAACCTCGGCAAACCAAAAGCCGATGGAATCTAATCAGCCCAGCAGAGACATTTCCAATAACCAGTTTAATGAGTATTTTGATGTTCTGGAGATACTCAAGGTTAACCAGGAATCATTTATCAAGATTCTACAAGAACCAAACATTGGAATGAAGCACTTGAGTCTGCGGACTTCCAATACCAAAGCAAGATTAACCAAGTCTGGATCATTTCCTGTAGCCAATCcatcatcaacaaaaaatattaggCCTAGTACACTCAAGCACAAGCAAAATGAAAGTAGGTATTttccaagaggagaaaaatTTCTTGCTGCTTCTCTAGAATCACAGTCTGGTGCATCCAAGTCTCAGAAGGAATATCAATTGCAGTCAATACTGTTTATGGCTGACAATAATAGTGCAGTCAGTGCCATAAGACAAGAAACAGACCTTTCTTCTTTAGAATCATCACAGGGCTTAAGTAACCAAGGGTGGAATCAACGGGTTATTAATCGTTTCAAAGAAATTAAGCAGAAAATAATGCATGCACTTAAGGAGAATAGAAATGAAAGTAACCACACATTTATGGAAGCACTCCATGAAAGTGTTCCTCCTGGATGTCAGATTTCCAGTGATGGAAAACAGATGTCTAAAAGTTCAGAGATTTCCACGCACCAAGATGGTATAGACAACCCTAGAAGTTATGAGGCTAATGGTCCTGATTATGATCCCAGCAGGGGAAGACTAGACCGCATGCGAAGAACGTCCTCTCTGAATGAGTCTCTCAATAGATACACTGAGTTGTTTGAGCGTAGTTTTGGCAGAGAGGCCAAGTGGCATCACTCTAAGAGCCTAAAATTGACAAATGAAGTTAAGGTTCCATCAAGCGGGCATCCTCCAAAGTCATTCATAAGGAGACTTTCTTTGCCTGATCTTGATTCTTTGTGTACCTTTCTAAATGAGGCATCTGGTAATGCTCAAACTTTAGTGATGCCAGGAAGGACTACTGCAGATTGCAGTACAATGGCTGAAAGTAAAAATCATAGTGAACCAAAGTCAGTCAGCACTTCACTTGAAGCACATACATCTAAACCAACACATGATGCCGCAGAGAGTAAATTTCTGAAAGATGTGATTGGAGTAAGTGACAACAGTTGGAATATCAAATCTTCGGCTGATTTAATAGCAGGGAAAAATTATGAGGGAATTAATGAGATTGATGATCCTAGAGAGTCAGCAATTGAGGAAAGCAGTCTTCACCAAGATCAGAAGATTGGTTTGACAATGAACCTCAGCAGCGAGCTTGCACATCCTTGTGCAGAGCTGAGAGAACCAG GTCCAGGGTTAAATCCTAGGAGCACTCAAACAGATGAGACATTTACTTCTGTTGACCAAAAAATTAGGCCCATCACAGATTCTTCACCAACCTTCTGCAGCTCAGTAAACCCTGAGGATACTGAAAATGCAAATAACAATGTTGATAACCACTTCCTACGCATTGATTTGGATAAAATGGATGAGGCTGACTTCAACTATGTGAGAGATGTTCTTGAGCTGTCAGGCTTCATCAATAATGAGTGCCTTGGAGAATGGTACTCACTAGACCAGCCACTGGATCCTTCTTTGTTCAAGGAATTGGAGAATTGCTTACACCCTGAACTTGAAAGCTACGGAGAGAATGTTAGTGGCAATTGTGATCACCAGCTTctatatgatttaataaatgaCACACTTCTTGAGATCTATGAGAGATCATTCACCTACTTCCCAAGATCCTTCTCCTTTAATTGCCACATTCATCCAATGCCTAAAGGGAACTACCTTCTAGAGGAGGTTTGGGCAAAAGTTAGTTCGTACTTGATCTTGAGGCCAGAGTTGGACCAGTCATTAAATGATGTTGTGGCTCGAGACATGGCAAAGGGTGATGGTTGGATGAACCTCCAATTTGATAATGAGTGTGTGGCACTTGAGCTagaagatttgatttttgacGAACTCTTGGAAGAATTTATGTGTTCTTGA
- the LOC142605724 gene encoding uncharacterized protein LOC142605724 isoform X1 yields MGKHLEDNISGFQLEESHPSCMWGIVHILDYHHWHNVKKILPHKKHRGRQTRSKKSPRKILNTRDIEVQGFIASEAEPFPIEQHGTKISPTTNNKRSGKAHIKELFAKEMSKEDNHRYRNLSFAARAWLRRIFPIHHLEPSDNSLDEIHTDGKNTIGLLPQSADISATRFQYSSPPKTPEELVTCNKKFTERSTLNDVDYLGHKQSAVRHAHFPEKYDERMQTSANQKPMESNQPSRDISNNQFNEYFDVLEILKVNQESFIKILQEPNIGMKHLSLRTSNTKARLTKSGSFPVANPSSTKNIRPSTLKHKQNESRYFPRGEKFLAASLESQSGASKSQKEYQLQSILFMADNNSAVSAIRQETDLSSLESSQGLSNQGWNQRVINRFKEIKQKIMHALKENRNESNHTFMEALHESVPPGCQISSDGKQMSKSSEISTHQDGIDNPRSYEANGPDYDPSRGRLDRMRRTSSLNESLNRYTELFERSFGREAKWHHSKSLKLTNEVKVPSSGHPPKSFIRRLSLPDLDSLCTFLNEASGNAQTLVMPGRTTADCSTMAESKNHSEPKSVSTSLEAHTSKPTHDAAESKFLKDVIGVSDNSWNIKSSADLIAGKNYEGINEIDDPRESAIEESSLHQDQKIGLTMNLSSELAHPCAELREPGLVSDLKTFFPDDINSIAEPPMYEGPGLNPRSTQTDETFTSVDQKIRPITDSSPTFCSSVNPEDTENANNNVDNHFLRIDLDKMDEADFNYVRDVLELSGFINNECLGEWYSLDQPLDPSLFKELENCLHPELESYGENVSGNCDHQLLYDLINDTLLEIYERSFTYFPRSFSFNCHIHPMPKGNYLLEEVWAKVSSYLILRPELDQSLNDVVARDMAKGDGWMNLQFDNECVALELEDLIFDELLEEFMCS; encoded by the exons ATGGGAAAGCACTTAGAGGACAACATCTCCGGATTTCAACTTGAGGAAAGTCATCCAAGCTGCATGTGGGGCATAGTCCATATTCTTGACTACCACCATTGGCACAATGTCAAAAAGATACTTCCACACAAAAAGCACAGAGGAAGGCAAACCAGAA GCAAAAAaagtccaagaaaaatattaaatacgCGTGATATTGAAGTACAGGGATTTATAGCTTCTGAAGCAGAACCCTTCCCG ATTGAGCAGCATGGTACAAAAATTAGccccaccaccaacaacaaaagATCAGGGAAAGCTCATATCAAAGAATTATTTGCTAAAGAGATGTCTAAGGAAGATAACCACAGATACAGGAATTTAAGCTTTGCTGCACGGGCATGGTTGCGGCGAATTTTTCCGATCCATCACCTAGAGCCTTCAGACAATTCTCTTGATGAAATACACACTGATGGGAAAAATACAATTGGTCTCCTTCCACAGAGTGCTGACATTTCTGCTACCAGATTCCAGTATTCATCTCCTCCAAAGACCCCAGAGGAGCTAGTTACATGCAATAAAAAGTTCACAGAGCGCAGTACCTTAAATGATGTTGACTACTTGGGGCATAAGCAGTCGGCTGTGAGGCATGCACATTTTCCTGAAAAATATGATGAAAGAATGCAAACCTCGGCAAACCAAAAGCCGATGGAATCTAATCAGCCCAGCAGAGACATTTCCAATAACCAGTTTAATGAGTATTTTGATGTTCTGGAGATACTCAAGGTTAACCAGGAATCATTTATCAAGATTCTACAAGAACCAAACATTGGAATGAAGCACTTGAGTCTGCGGACTTCCAATACCAAAGCAAGATTAACCAAGTCTGGATCATTTCCTGTAGCCAATCcatcatcaacaaaaaatattaggCCTAGTACACTCAAGCACAAGCAAAATGAAAGTAGGTATTttccaagaggagaaaaatTTCTTGCTGCTTCTCTAGAATCACAGTCTGGTGCATCCAAGTCTCAGAAGGAATATCAATTGCAGTCAATACTGTTTATGGCTGACAATAATAGTGCAGTCAGTGCCATAAGACAAGAAACAGACCTTTCTTCTTTAGAATCATCACAGGGCTTAAGTAACCAAGGGTGGAATCAACGGGTTATTAATCGTTTCAAAGAAATTAAGCAGAAAATAATGCATGCACTTAAGGAGAATAGAAATGAAAGTAACCACACATTTATGGAAGCACTCCATGAAAGTGTTCCTCCTGGATGTCAGATTTCCAGTGATGGAAAACAGATGTCTAAAAGTTCAGAGATTTCCACGCACCAAGATGGTATAGACAACCCTAGAAGTTATGAGGCTAATGGTCCTGATTATGATCCCAGCAGGGGAAGACTAGACCGCATGCGAAGAACGTCCTCTCTGAATGAGTCTCTCAATAGATACACTGAGTTGTTTGAGCGTAGTTTTGGCAGAGAGGCCAAGTGGCATCACTCTAAGAGCCTAAAATTGACAAATGAAGTTAAGGTTCCATCAAGCGGGCATCCTCCAAAGTCATTCATAAGGAGACTTTCTTTGCCTGATCTTGATTCTTTGTGTACCTTTCTAAATGAGGCATCTGGTAATGCTCAAACTTTAGTGATGCCAGGAAGGACTACTGCAGATTGCAGTACAATGGCTGAAAGTAAAAATCATAGTGAACCAAAGTCAGTCAGCACTTCACTTGAAGCACATACATCTAAACCAACACATGATGCCGCAGAGAGTAAATTTCTGAAAGATGTGATTGGAGTAAGTGACAACAGTTGGAATATCAAATCTTCGGCTGATTTAATAGCAGGGAAAAATTATGAGGGAATTAATGAGATTGATGATCCTAGAGAGTCAGCAATTGAGGAAAGCAGTCTTCACCAAGATCAGAAGATTGGTTTGACAATGAACCTCAGCAGCGAGCTTGCACATCCTTGTGCAGAGCTGAGAGAACCAGGTCTAGTTTCTGATCTAAAAACTTTCTTTCCAGATGATATAAACAGCATTGCAGAGCCTCCAATGTATGAAG GTCCAGGGTTAAATCCTAGGAGCACTCAAACAGATGAGACATTTACTTCTGTTGACCAAAAAATTAGGCCCATCACAGATTCTTCACCAACCTTCTGCAGCTCAGTAAACCCTGAGGATACTGAAAATGCAAATAACAATGTTGATAACCACTTCCTACGCATTGATTTGGATAAAATGGATGAGGCTGACTTCAACTATGTGAGAGATGTTCTTGAGCTGTCAGGCTTCATCAATAATGAGTGCCTTGGAGAATGGTACTCACTAGACCAGCCACTGGATCCTTCTTTGTTCAAGGAATTGGAGAATTGCTTACACCCTGAACTTGAAAGCTACGGAGAGAATGTTAGTGGCAATTGTGATCACCAGCTTctatatgatttaataaatgaCACACTTCTTGAGATCTATGAGAGATCATTCACCTACTTCCCAAGATCCTTCTCCTTTAATTGCCACATTCATCCAATGCCTAAAGGGAACTACCTTCTAGAGGAGGTTTGGGCAAAAGTTAGTTCGTACTTGATCTTGAGGCCAGAGTTGGACCAGTCATTAAATGATGTTGTGGCTCGAGACATGGCAAAGGGTGATGGTTGGATGAACCTCCAATTTGATAATGAGTGTGTGGCACTTGAGCTagaagatttgatttttgacGAACTCTTGGAAGAATTTATGTGTTCTTGA
- the LOC142606602 gene encoding metallothionein-like protein 1B, producing MSSSCKCGSSCNCGSGCNCNSNYPVLSEKTSAETIITGVAPAKIQSEGSEMSFGAENGGCKCGSNCSCDPCNCK from the exons atgtcttcaTCCTGTAAATGTGGCTCCAGCTGTAACTGCGGCAGTGGCTGCAACTG CAACAGCAACTACCCTGTTCTCTCAGAGAAGACCAGCGCTGAGACCATCATCACTGGGGTTGCACCTGCAAAGAT CCAGTCTGAGGGGTCTGAGATGAGCTTTGGAGCAGAGAACGGCGGCTGCAAGTGTGGATCAAACTGCAGCTGCGACCCATGCAACTGCAAATGA
- the LOC142608204 gene encoding putative GTP-binding protein OBGM, mitochondrial, whose protein sequence is MWMRCVKPLWQLEALRQSSKSPWLFSLFSLYSDTPHRKPKLAPLQERKMIDRFRLYAKGGDGGNGCSSLHRGRQDRRGRPDGGNGGKGGDVILECSPTVWDFSGLQHHVAANKGGQGASKNMIGTRGEDKVVFVPIGTVVHLMEGEIPSVVEKHYSTELDPWEIPGTLVDNISEPGQGSSYSDPKMAAEVGTVPTTGCSSARTEGNAEISTGMEQNTLAASTDTLSQLSSSYNTSKMCTKETVKKEEMEEKEQMLYNVAELTEQGQQIVVARGGQGGLGNIATGKGLKKPKFMKPGVNKDNNFDIEVSNDDQASLSTGFPGSESTLVLELKSIADVSLVGMPNAGKSTLLGAISRAKPSVGHYAFTTLRPNLGNLNYDDISITVADIPGLIKGAHENRGLGHAFLRHIERTKVLAYVVDLAAGLDCRKGVPPWEQLRDLILELEYHQKGLSDRPSLIVANKIDEKGAEEVYEVLKKRVSGVPIFPVCAVLEEGIEELKTGLKGLMNGEISCRLRLDGILLD, encoded by the exons ATGTGGATGCGCTGTGTAAAACCTCTTTGGCAGTTAGAAGCCTTGAGACAATCCTCTAAATCTCCATGGCTTTTCTCCTTGTTTTCTCTCTACTCAGACACTCCTCACAGGAAGCCAAAGCTTGCTCCTCTACAG GAGAGGAAAATGATAGACAGATTTAGGCTATATGCTAAAGGAGGTGATGGTGGCAATGGTTGTTCCAGCCTCCACCGTGGCCGGCAAGATCGTCGTGGCAGACCTGATG GTGGGAATGGTGGGAAAGGTGGTGATGTGATTTTGGAATGTTCCCCCACAGTTTGGGACTTCAGTGGTTTGCAGCATCATGTT GCTGCAAACAAAGGGGGACAAGGAGCCTCAAAGAATATGATTGGAACCAGAGGGGAAGACAAG GTTGTCTTTGTACCCATTGGTACTGTGGTACATCTTATGGAGGGTGAAATTCCTTCTGTTGTTGAAAAGCATTATTCGACAGAGTTGGATCCATGGGAGATTCCTGGTACACTTGTTGACAACATATCTGAACCGGGTCAGGGTTCTTCCTATAGTGACCCAAAAATGGCAGCAGAAGTTGGGACAGTGCCAACTACTGGTTGCTCATCAGCTCGAACTGAAGGAAATGCAGAGATATCAACAGGCATGGAGCAGAACACTCTAGCTGCATCAACTGATACTCTTTCTCAACTTTCTTCTTCCTATAACACATCCAAAATGTGTACAAAAGAGACAGTGAAGAAAGAAGAGATGGAGGAAAAAGAACAGATGCTATACAATGTTGCGGAATTAACAGAACAAGGTCAACAAATAGTAGTTGCTCGAGGAGGGCAGGGCGGTTTGGGTAATATTGCTACTGGCAAAGGTCTAAAGAAGCCCAAGTTTATGAAGCCTGGGGTCAATAAGGATAATAACTTTGATATTGAAGTGTCCAATGATGATCAGGCCTCTCTTAGTACTGGTTTTCCTGGCTCTGAATCTACTCTTGTATTGGAACTCAAGAGCATTGCTGATGTGAGCCTTGTGGGGATGCCTAATGCTGGTAAAAGTACTCTACTGGGTGCTATATCTAGGGCTAAACCCTCAGTAGGGCACTATGCCTTCACAACTCTTAGGCCAAATTTAGGGAATCTAAACTATGATGACATATCAATTACAGTGGCTGATATTCCAGGACTAATAAAGGGTGCCCATGAGAATCGTGGACTTGGACATGCATTCTTGCGCCACATAGAACGTACAAAGGTTCTGGCCTATGTGGTAGACTTAGCTGCTGGATTGGATTGTAGAAAGGGTGTGCCACCATGGGAACAGCTGAGAGATTTAATTTTAGAGCTTGAGTACCATCAAAAGGGTTTATCTGATCGACCTTCCTTAATAGTGGCAAATAAAATTGATGAGAAAGGGGCTGAAGAAGTGTATGAAGTATTAAAAAAGAGGGTGTCAGGTGTTCCTATATTTCCTGTATGTGCTGTTTTGGAGGAGGGAATAGAAGAGCTAAAAACTGGTCTTAAAGGGCTTATGAATGGTGAAATTTCATGCAGacttagattagatggaatATTGCTTGATTAG
- the LOC142607119 gene encoding pentatricopeptide repeat-containing protein At2g33680-like, with the protein MKLFQRIRAEDTLPNVHTFAGLFTAASNVFDVFGGQQAHALAIKTASFYDVFVGSSLLSMYCKVGLVLEAGKVFDKMPERISVSWATMISGYAMQRMARDALEVFEFMRREEEDENEFALTSVLSALASPEFVYHGKQIHCLACKNGLLSFVSVENALVTMYAKCGSVDDALKTFEQSGGKDSITWSAMITGYAQSGDSHKALKLFLHMHFSGIKPSEFTFVGVINACSDIGAITEGKQVHGYSLKMGYEAQIYMMTALVDMYAKCGSVADARKGFDSLREPDIVLWTSMIGGYVQNGNNESALSLYCRMQMERIMPNELTMASVLKACSSLAALEQGRQIHARIIKYGFSLEIPIGSALSTMYAKCGSLEDVDLVFRRMPTRDVVSWNVVISGLSQNGRGHEALKLFEEMQLENTKPDDVTFVNILSACSHMGFVEQGRVYFKMMFDKFGVVPRLEHYACMVDILSRAGKLNEAKAFIESATIDHGMCLWRILLGACKNYHNYKLGAYAGEKLMELGSQESSAYVLLSSIYTALGKREEVERVRKIMKLRGVNKEPGCSWIDLKNMTHVFVVGDQMHPHIGEIRGELRMLGKLMEDEGYQPTFELTSLTL; encoded by the coding sequence ATGAAACTCTTCCAACGTATAAGGGCAGAGGACACTCTCCCAAATGTCCACACTTTTGCTGGTCTTTTCACTGCCGCTTCCAATGTATTCGACGTTTTTGGAGGCCAGCAAGCTCATGCGCTTGCTATCAAAACCGCGAGTTTTTATGATGTTTTTGTTGGGAGCTCGCTGCTTAGTATGTATTGTAAAGTGGGTCTTGTATTGGAAGCTGGTAAGGTGTTTGACAAAATGCCGGAGAGAATTTCGGTTTCTTGGGCGACTATGATTTCTGGGTATGCAATGCAACGAATGGCCAGGGATGCTTTGGAGGTTTTTGAATTTATGCGTCGGGAAGAGGAGGATGAGAATGAGTTTGCTTTGACAAGTGTGCTTAGCGCATTGGCAAGTCCTGAATTTGTGTATCATGGTAAGCAAATACATTGTCTTGCATGTAAAAATGGGTTGTTATCATTTGTTTCCGTTGAAAACGCTCTTGTTACAATGTATGCAAAATGTGGGAGTGTAGATGATGCACTTAAAACGTTTGAGCAGTCCGGTGGTAAGGATTCTATAACATGGTCAGCGATGATTACAGGTTATGCCCAAAGTGGGGATTCTCATAAGgctttgaaattgtttttgcaCATGCATTTTTCTGGGATTAAGCCTAGTGAGTTTACTTTTGTTGGGGTCATCAATGCTTGTAGTGACATTGGTGCTATAACAGAAGGAAAGCAAGTGCATGGCTATTCCTTAAAGATGGGATATGAAGCCCAAATATATATGATGACAGCTTTGGTTGACATGTATGCCAAATGTGGTAGCGTTGCTGATGCTCGAAAAGGATTTGATTCTTTAAGAGAACCTGATATTGTGCTATGGACTTCTATGATTGGTGGATATGTACAAAACGGAAATAATGAAAGTGCGTTGAGTTTGTATTGTAGAATGCAAATGGAGAGGATTATGCCCAATGAGCTTACCATGGCTAGTGTCCTGAAAGCATGTTCAAGCCTCGCTGCTTTGGAGCAAGGCAGGCAAATTCATGCCCGCATCATTAAGTATGGATTTAGTCTTGAAATTCCAATTGGAAGTGCTCTTTCTACTATGTACGCAAAGTGTGGGAGTCTGGAAGATGTGGACCTTGTGTTTAGGAGGATGCCTACGAGGGATGTAGTGTCATGGAATGTAGTGATATCAGGCCTTTCTCAAAATGGGCGTGGTCATGAAGCTTTAAAGCTGTTTGAGGAGATGCAATTGGAGAACACAAAGCCCGATGATGTGACATTTGTGAATATCCTCTCTGCTTGTAGCCACATGGGATTCGTGGAGCAAGGTAGGGTTTATTTCAAGATGATGTTTGATAAATTTGGCGTTGTTCCAAGATTAGAACATTATGCTTGTATGGTTGATATCTTGAGCCGTGCGGGAAAGCTCAATGAGGCCAAAGCATTTATTGAATCTGCAACTATCGATCATGGTATGTGTTTATGGCGGATCTTGTTAGGTGCTTGTAAGAACTATCATAATTACAAATTAGGAGCCTATGCTGGAGAGAAGCTAATGGAGTTAGGATCACAAGAATCATCTGCTTATGTTTTGTTGTCGAGTATCTATACTGCTTTGGGTAAGCGGGAAGAAGTAGAACGGGTTAGGAAGATAATGAAACTTCGAGGGGTGAATAAAGAACCTGGTTGTAGCTGGATTGACCTGAAGAATATGACCCATGTATTTGTTGTTGGAGACCAGATGCACCCACATATTGGAGAAATACGTGGAGAGCTACGGATGTTAGGCAAACTAATGGAGGATGAAGGTTATCAACCCACTTTTGAATTAACTTCTTTAACACTTTGA